The genome window CAGTACGCACCATCGCCGCCGCCGCGCTGAGCCTCACCGCCCTGTTGGCGCTGACCGGCTGCGGCGGGGACTCCTCGGCGCGGACTTCCTCGGACGAGGGCCAGGTCACGCTGACGATCGGCGACCAGGCCAAGACCCTGCAGACCATCGTCGCGGCCTCGGGCGCGCTCAAGGGCGCCGACTACAAGGTGAAGTGGGCCGAGTTCGAGGGCGCGGCCCCGCTCTACCAGGCGGTGCAGGCGAACGCCGCCGACACCACGTACTCCGCCGATCTGCCCGCTCTCCAGGCGCTGAGCGGCGGGGTGAGGTTCAAGACGGTCGCCGCGCTGAAGAACGACGGGCGGCATGTCGGGATCGTCGTCCGGGACGGGTCCGGCATCGACAGTGTGAAGGATCTGAAGGGCCAGAAGGTCGTGGTGTCCTCGGCCAAGGGCAGCATCTCGGAGTATCTGCTCGCCAACGTGCTGCGGCAGAACGGGCTGACGTACTCCGACGTGAAGGTGCAGTACCTGCTGCCGACGGACGCGCAGGCCGCGTTCGCCTCCGGGAAGATCAAGGCGTGGGCGACCTTCGGCGTCTACCAGGCCGTCGGTCTGGAGCAGGGCGGCAAGCTGCTCGTCGACGGCGCCGACGGCCGGGTCAGCGGCTACGGCTTCATCGGCGCCTCCGACAAGGCCCTCGCCGACGAGAACAAGAAGGCCGCGCTCGGCGACTTCCTCAAGCGGCTCGGTACGGCCCTGAAGTGGACCGACACCCACGAGGACGAGTACGCGAAGGCCATCGTGGAACGCAACGGCGCCGACGAGTCGGTGGCGAAGACCCTCGCCTCGGCCGCGTACAGCCAGGTCCTGCCGATCGACGCCGGGGTGACGAAGACGGTCCAGGGTGTCGCCGACCTGATGAACGGCATCGGGGTCCTCGAACCGAACGTGGACGTGGCCGGGACCGCCGACACCTCCGTCCTCAAGTAAGCGCCCTCAGAGGCTCAGAAGCTCGAAAGCTCAGAAGGGAGTTCACCATGCCCGTGGAATTCATCAGCGCCGTCCACACCGCCCCCGGTGTCAACGGGCCCGCGGCGAGCGCGCGTACCGGCTTCGACCCCGACTACGTCCGCAGGTACGCCCGCGCCCTGGACGACGGCGGCTTCGACCACACCCTCGTCGCCTATCACTCGGCGTCCCCGGACGCGCTGCAGCTGGCCCAGTTCGTGGCCACGCACACCGAGCGGATCCGCCCGATCCTGGCCCACCGGCCGGGTGTCGTCTTCCCCACGCACGCTGCCCGCGCCCTCGCGACCCTGGATCGGATCAGCGACGGTCGACTGTCGCTGCACATCATCTCCGGCGGCAGTGACGAGGAGCAGCGGCGGGAGGGCGACTATCTCAACAAGGCGGAGCGGTACGAGCGTTCGGACGAATACATCCAGGTGCTCCGGAAGGTGTGGACGGCCGACGGGCCGGTCTCGCACGAGGGCAGGTACTTCACGTTCGAGGGCTATCACTCCGATGTGCGGCCGGTGAACGGGCTGATCCCGGTCTCGGTGGGCGGGTCCTCGCAGGACGCCTATCGGGTGGGCGGGCAGCAGGGCGACATCTTCGGGCTGTGGGGCGAGCCGTTGAAGGAGACGGCCGAGCAGATCGCCGCCGTGAACGCGGTCGCGGACGCCGCCGGGCGCCCCCATCCCCGTATCTGGGTGTCGTTCCGGCCGATCATCGCGCCCACCGAGGAGCTGGCCTGGGAGAAGGCGCACCGCACGCTGGGGGTGCTCAAGGCCGAGTCGGCGGCCTCGGACGCGTTCCGCCACTACCGCGCCGAGGGGCGTCCGGCGAACGTCGGTTCGCAGCGGCTGCTGGACATCGCCGAGCGCGGGGAGGTGCACGACCGCTGCCTGTGGACCGCTCCGGCGGTCGCCACCAACGCGGCCGGGGCCTCGACCGCCCTGGTCGGCACGCCGGAGACGGTCGCGAAGGCGCTGCTCGACTATGTCGACATCGGCTGCGACCTGCTGTCGATCCGGGGCTACGACCCGCTGAACGACGCCATCGACTACGCCCGCCATGTCCTGCCGCTGGTCCGGCAGGAACTCGCCCACCGCGCCACCGGCGCCCAGGGCCTGTCGTTTGGATCACGCCGGCTTCGGGCGACGGTGCCTGGTGAGTGCCGGTGAGCGGGGCTTGGTGCGTGCGGCTGCAAGGCGGAGGAGGGCGTCGACGCGGAGCGTCGGCAACTGACGACAACGCCGCAGATGTGCGCACCACACCCCGCGGCCCAGGCGTGATCCAAACGGCAGGCCCTAGACCGCCTGACCTCCGCCGGTCGGCGCCACACCCTCATGGAGAGCCCGTGTTCCAGCGCACCCTGCGCACGTCCGCCGCCGCCCTGTTCCTGCTGCTCACGGCGGCGTGCGGCGCCTCCGCCGAGGCCGAGTCCTCGTCGTCCTCGTCGTCCTCGTCGTCCGATCTGTCGTCGGTGACGCTGAGAGTCGGTGCCACCGGCTGGAAGAGCGAGGAGGCGATCCTCCAGTACGCCGGCCTCGACGACACCCCCTACAAGGTGAAGTGGAACCTCTTCCAGGGCGGTGACCTGCAACTCCAGGCCATCCGTGCCGGGGCGCTCGATCTGGCGTCCTCCAGTGAGATCCCGCCGGTCTTCGCGGCGGCGGACGGCGAGCCGAACTTCAGGGTCGTGGCCGTGCAGCGCGCCGCGACGCTCAACCAGGAGGTCGTCGTCCCCAAGGGGTCGAAGGTCACCGACATCGCCGGTCTGAAGGGCGGGAAGGTCGGCTATGTGCAGAACACCACCGCGCACTACTTCCTGTACGAGCTGCTGAAGCAGGCGGGCCTCAAGTGGTCCGACATCGACGCCAAACCGCTGCTGCCGAACGACGGTCTCGCCGCCCTCAACGGTGGCGGTATCGACGCCTTCGCCTCCTACGGCACCTCGATCACCACCGCCCACCAGCAGGGCGCCACCACGGTCGGCTCCGGCGCGGACATCCTGTCGGGCAACTTCCTCTGGTCGGCCCGGGACAGTGTGCTGAAAAGCCCCGCGCAGAAGGCGGCGGTCGCCGATCTGATCGCCCGCATCACCCGGGCGTACGCGTATGTACGGGACGGGCACGAGGACGGCTTCGCGAAGATCACCGCCGACGCCACCCACCAGCCGCTCGCCCAGGCGAGGAAGGATCTCCTCGACGCGCAGGCCCAGCGGCCGACCGAGGCCCGCCCGGTCGGCGACGACACGATCGCCTCGCAGCAGAAGGTCGCCGACGCGTTCACCGAACTGGGCGCGCTGAAGGAGAAGTTGGACGTGAAGTCGTTCTGGACGACCGCACTCGACGCCGAGCTGAGGAAGGCCCTGTGAGCGACCGACGCCGGGTGATCGACCGCCTCGCCGAGCTGGCACCGGGGTACGACCGGTCCGGGGACTTCCCCGCCGAGTCCCTCCGGGTGGCGCACACGGCCGGGCTGCTCACCGCCACCGTCGGGGAGCGGTACGGCGGCCGGGGCGCGGGTGTGGAGGAGACGGCCCGCATCCTGCACGCGCTCGGGCAGGGTGACCCGTCCGTCGCCCTGATCTCGGCGATGACGCTCGTCGCGCACGCCCGCCAGGCCGCGCAACCGCACTGGCCGGAGGAGCTTTACGCACGGGTCCTCAAGGAGTCCGGGGAGCGGCCGGTCCTCATCAACCACGCCCGGGTGGAGCCCGAGTTGGGCTCCCCCGCGCGGGGCGGGCTGCCCGCGACCCGGGCGCGGCGGACGGGCGGCGGCTGGGCGATCAGCGGCACCAAGCGGTTCGTGACGGGCGCGGAGGGGCTGGACTGGTTCCTGGTGTGGGCGACCACCGACGAGGCCGAGCCGCGCGTGGGCACGTTCCTGGTGCCCGGGGGCTCGCCCGGCATCGACATCGCCGGGAACTGGGACCAGTTGGGGCTGCGAGCCAGCGGCAGCCACGACGTCACCTTCCGGGAGGTGGAGGTGCCGTACGAGCAGGTGATCGGGCCGGCGGCGTACGGGCCCGGTGCCGAACAGGACAACCGGGCGGGCGCGGCGATCCATCTCCCGCTGGCCGCCCTGTACTTGGGGGTGGCGCGGGCCGCGCAGGCGTTCTTCCACACCTTCGCCCGGGAGCGGGTGCCCGCCAACCTCGGGCATCCGGTGGCCCGTACGGAACGGTTCCGGGCGGCGGCCGGGGAGATCGAGGTGCTGCTGACGGCGGCCGAGGAGCTGGTGTTCGGGGGTGCGGCGCGGGTCGACGCGGGAGACGTGGCGTACACGCCCGAACAGGCTTTGGGAGCACGGGTGTTGGCGGACCGGCACGGGGTGCGGGCGGTGGAGGTGGCCGTGCGGCTGCTCGGGAATCCGGGGCTGGCGCGGGGCAATCCGCTGGAGCGGCACTTCCGGGACATCCAGTGCGCGCCGGTGCACGCGCCGCAGGCCGACATCGCGCTGCTGGCGATCGGGGCGAAGGCGCTGGGACTGTGACGGCGGCACCGGAGACGACCGTGTCGGCGCGGCTGCTGGGGCTGCTCGCCCGTGATCTGCCGCTCGACCGGCTCACCACCGACCCGGCGCGGCTCGCCGCGTACGCCACGGACCGCTCGGGCGCACGGCCGGACGGGGGTCCGCTGGCCGTGGTGCACGCCCGGCGGACCGAGGACGTGACCGTGACCCTGCGGCACGCGCACACCCTGCGGGTGCCGGTGGTGCCGCGCGGCGCCGGTACCGGGCTGTCGGGCGGGGCCGGCGCGGGCGAGGGCTCGCTCGTGCTGGACCTGTCCGGGATGAACCGGATTCTGGAGCTGTCGGCGGACGATCAGCTCGCGGTCGTCGAACCGGGTATGATCACCGCCGAGCTGGACCGGGCGGCCGGGGCGCACGGGCTGCGGTATGCGCCCGATCCGGCGAGCGCGGCGATCTCCACCATCGGCGGGAACATCGCCACCAACGCGGGCGGGCTGCGTTGCGCCAAATACGGGGTGACCCGGGACAGCGTGCTCGGGCTGGAGGCGGTGCTCGCGGACGGCACGGTGGTGCGCACGGGCCGCCGTACGGTCAAGGGGGTCACCGGATACGACCTGACGGCCCTGCTCACGGGCTCGGAGGGCACGCTCGCGGTGATCACGTCGGCGACGCTGCGGCTGCGGCCGGTGCCGGTGGCCACGGCCACGCTCGCCGCGTACTTCGACTCCTTCGAGACGGCCGCCGAGGCCTCGTACGCGATCCAGCGGGCCGGTGTCGTCCCGGCGCTCGCGGAGCTGGTGGACGGGCCGGTGCTGCACGCGATCGATCCGGCGCTGCGGGCGCGGGGCGCGGCCCTGCTGGTGGTGCAGTGCGACGGGGCGGGCGCGGAGGCGGAGGCCGAGGCGGTCGCCCGGGTGGTCGCGCCGCTGGCGGCGACGGTGGAGACGACCACCGATCCGGTCGAGGCGGAGGCGCTGCTCGCGGCGCGGCGACTGGCACTGCCCGCGCTGGAGCGGCTGGGGCGGCCCCTGATCGAGGACATCGCGGTGCCGCGTTCCCGTCTCGCGGAGGCGGTCCGGGAGATCCGCGCGATCTCCGAGCGGCACGACGTGCCGGTGTTCACGCTCGCGCACGCCGCCGACGGCAATCTTCACCCGATCGTGGTCGTCGACCCGGCCCTGCCGGAGCTGCCGGACGCGGCCTGGGAGGCGGCGGGCGAGATCTTCGCGCTGGCGTTGCGGCTGGGCGGCACGCTGACCGGGGAGCACGGAGTGGGGGTGCTGAAGCGGCAGTGGGTGGCGGAGGAGCTGGGGCCCGCCGCGCACGGATTGCAGCGGCGGATCAAGGAGGTGTTCGACCCGCACGGGATCCTCAACCCCGGCAAGGGGCTGTGAGGGCCGTGGGGCCGTTCCCTCGTAGACGGTGCGTGCCGGTCAGAAGCCGTGTCCTCCCAGGAGGGTGCCCACGTCGTGGGCGTCGAGGGTGAGGCCGTGCGGGGAACCGGCGTCGATGGTCAGGGAGAGATCGGCGTCGGTCGGCCACTGCGAGGCCAGGGCGCCCAGGGGAACCAGGCGGTAGCGCGACACGTACGGCAGGAGTTCGGCCATCGCGGGCTCCGAGGTGAAGACCGGCACGATCTGTTCGCCGCCCGGCTGCTCCAGCACGGGCAGCGCCACGGCCGTCGGATCGTTCACGGCCGCCTCGTCGGCGTCGTCCGGCACCGGAATCAGCACCTCGCTGTCGGCGAGCGTGTTCAGCGCGGCCGTGTCATGGGTGTCGAGGGCGAGCGCGGTCAGCGCGCGCTGGGCCGGTGTGACGGCCTGGGGCGCGTGGTGGCCGTTGGAGGATATGTCCATGGAAGATCCCAGGTAGTGATGGAAAAGGCCGCCCGGGACGGCGTCCGTCCCGGGCGCGACGCCCCTCGCGTACCCGACAGGGAGGCGGGCATTCCTCTTCGTCACTTCAGGTACCGACTGTCACCGCGGGTGCGGGTCGTCACCTTCGTCACTTCAGATACGGGCCGTCGGCGCCGATCCTGCCGGGGCCGTCGAGGACGTACACCCGCAGGTTGCCCTTGCCGGGGGCGCCGACGCTCAGGGTGCTGTTGGAGACGGTCCTGACGTCGCCGGTGACGGCGTCCCGGTAGGTGCCGTTCGGGATGCCGGTGAAGGTGGCGTCCCCGGTGACGGTGACCAGGGCGAAACTGTCGGTCGAGCCACTGGTGTACCGGCGCTTGAAGGCCATCTGGCCGCTGATGCCCTCGGTGGAGTACTGGCCCGCCTGGAGGGCGGGGATCGCCCGGCGGATCTGGTTGAGCCGCTGGAGGTGCTTGACGAGCGGCTGGGCGAGCGTCGTGGCGACCTGGCCGCCGGCCGAGTCGGCCTTGCCGAAGTCGGAGGCGGTGACGGACCCGGCGAGATGGTCGCCGTAGTACGCGCGTCCGGTGGTGGCGAGCGGGCAGCCGGGCCCGCAGTCGATCTTCTGCCCCTTCTGGAACTCGATCTCGGAGCCGTAGTAGAGCGTGGGGATGCCGCGGAAGGTCCACATCAGGGCCATGTTCTCGGCCCAGGCGTCGCTGCCTCCGCTGTAGCGGTTGCTCGACTTGTTGGGGCCGTAGTCGTGGCTGTCGACGTAGACGACGTTGTAGGTGGCGTCGTTGACGCTGTCGTCGGAGTCCTTGCCGTTGCCGAAGGCGTTGGGCGCGTCACCGAAGTTCATGTGCATGCGCATGTCGATGATGTGCATGCCGGAGAACCGGCTGCGGTCGGGCGTGTGGTAGCTGTTGCCGTTCAGGAAGGCGTTGGTGGAGGTCGGCTGGTTGCCGGTGCCGAGGTTGTTCTCGTAGGTGAACTGCTCGATGGCCGCCGTCTCGTCGTCGGCGCTGTACTCCTTGCGCTCC of Streptomyces phaeolivaceus contains these proteins:
- a CDS encoding ABC transporter substrate-binding protein, with the protein product MTPPAVRTIAAAALSLTALLALTGCGGDSSARTSSDEGQVTLTIGDQAKTLQTIVAASGALKGADYKVKWAEFEGAAPLYQAVQANAADTTYSADLPALQALSGGVRFKTVAALKNDGRHVGIVVRDGSGIDSVKDLKGQKVVVSSAKGSISEYLLANVLRQNGLTYSDVKVQYLLPTDAQAAFASGKIKAWATFGVYQAVGLEQGGKLLVDGADGRVSGYGFIGASDKALADENKKAALGDFLKRLGTALKWTDTHEDEYAKAIVERNGADESVAKTLASAAYSQVLPIDAGVTKTVQGVADLMNGIGVLEPNVDVAGTADTSVLK
- a CDS encoding LLM class flavin-dependent oxidoreductase, whose product is MPVEFISAVHTAPGVNGPAASARTGFDPDYVRRYARALDDGGFDHTLVAYHSASPDALQLAQFVATHTERIRPILAHRPGVVFPTHAARALATLDRISDGRLSLHIISGGSDEEQRREGDYLNKAERYERSDEYIQVLRKVWTADGPVSHEGRYFTFEGYHSDVRPVNGLIPVSVGGSSQDAYRVGGQQGDIFGLWGEPLKETAEQIAAVNAVADAAGRPHPRIWVSFRPIIAPTEELAWEKAHRTLGVLKAESAASDAFRHYRAEGRPANVGSQRLLDIAERGEVHDRCLWTAPAVATNAAGASTALVGTPETVAKALLDYVDIGCDLLSIRGYDPLNDAIDYARHVLPLVRQELAHRATGAQGLSFGSRRLRATVPGECR
- a CDS encoding ABC transporter substrate-binding protein, with product MFQRTLRTSAAALFLLLTAACGASAEAESSSSSSSSSSDLSSVTLRVGATGWKSEEAILQYAGLDDTPYKVKWNLFQGGDLQLQAIRAGALDLASSSEIPPVFAAADGEPNFRVVAVQRAATLNQEVVVPKGSKVTDIAGLKGGKVGYVQNTTAHYFLYELLKQAGLKWSDIDAKPLLPNDGLAALNGGGIDAFASYGTSITTAHQQGATTVGSGADILSGNFLWSARDSVLKSPAQKAAVADLIARITRAYAYVRDGHEDGFAKITADATHQPLAQARKDLLDAQAQRPTEARPVGDDTIASQQKVADAFTELGALKEKLDVKSFWTTALDAELRKAL
- a CDS encoding acyl-CoA dehydrogenase family protein — its product is MSDRRRVIDRLAELAPGYDRSGDFPAESLRVAHTAGLLTATVGERYGGRGAGVEETARILHALGQGDPSVALISAMTLVAHARQAAQPHWPEELYARVLKESGERPVLINHARVEPELGSPARGGLPATRARRTGGGWAISGTKRFVTGAEGLDWFLVWATTDEAEPRVGTFLVPGGSPGIDIAGNWDQLGLRASGSHDVTFREVEVPYEQVIGPAAYGPGAEQDNRAGAAIHLPLAALYLGVARAAQAFFHTFARERVPANLGHPVARTERFRAAAGEIEVLLTAAEELVFGGAARVDAGDVAYTPEQALGARVLADRHGVRAVEVAVRLLGNPGLARGNPLERHFRDIQCAPVHAPQADIALLAIGAKALGL
- a CDS encoding FAD-binding oxidoreductase, producing the protein MTAAPETTVSARLLGLLARDLPLDRLTTDPARLAAYATDRSGARPDGGPLAVVHARRTEDVTVTLRHAHTLRVPVVPRGAGTGLSGGAGAGEGSLVLDLSGMNRILELSADDQLAVVEPGMITAELDRAAGAHGLRYAPDPASAAISTIGGNIATNAGGLRCAKYGVTRDSVLGLEAVLADGTVVRTGRRTVKGVTGYDLTALLTGSEGTLAVITSATLRLRPVPVATATLAAYFDSFETAAEASYAIQRAGVVPALAELVDGPVLHAIDPALRARGAALLVVQCDGAGAEAEAEAVARVVAPLAATVETTTDPVEAEALLAARRLALPALERLGRPLIEDIAVPRSRLAEAVREIRAISERHDVPVFTLAHAADGNLHPIVVVDPALPELPDAAWEAAGEIFALALRLGGTLTGEHGVGVLKRQWVAEELGPAAHGLQRRIKEVFDPHGILNPGKGL
- a CDS encoding SseB family protein; translation: MDISSNGHHAPQAVTPAQRALTALALDTHDTAALNTLADSEVLIPVPDDADEAAVNDPTAVALPVLEQPGGEQIVPVFTSEPAMAELLPYVSRYRLVPLGALASQWPTDADLSLTIDAGSPHGLTLDAHDVGTLLGGHGF